TTACCTACCCGCCGAGGTACAGCAGCACGTAGCCGATAGAGTGGGAGTAAGTTTGGCCCATATTTCGGGTATTGTTAGTTTTTACAATTACTTTACCGTTACACCTAAGGGCAAATACAAAATAGCTGTTTGTATGGGTACGGCCTGTTTTGTGCGCGGCAGCGGCGAGGTGCTGGCTCAGTTTGAAGAGCAAACCGGCATAAAAGCCGGTAAGGTAAGCGATGACGGTAAGTTCTCCATCGATGCGGTGCGCTGTATTGGCGCTTGTGGCCTTGCGCCGGTACTTACCATTAATGAAAAAGTTTATGGCTCTGTAAAACCTGAGCAAGTAAAAGATATTTTGGCTAATTATTATTAAAGGGATAGTTATGGAAAAAATTAAAAATTACGATGAGCTTAAAGCTAAATACCGCCAAAATTTAACTAGGCTAACATTACGCGAAGTTATTGATGAGCAGGTAAAAAAAGATATAGAGCAAGCAGCTAAAAGTACGGCTAAGCACGATATTCTAGTGTGCGCCGGTACCGGTTGTACCGCCTCGCGCAGCCTAGAAATTATCACCAGCTTACAGGACGAGCTTAAAAAGCAAGGCATAGAGGGTGTTAATGTTATGCCCACCGGTTGTTTTGGTTTTTGCGAGCAAGGCCCGATTGCCCTTGTTATGCCGGAAGATACCTTTTACGTTAAGGTTAAACCGGAAGATGCCGCCGAGTTGGTAGAAACGCATATTAAAAAAGGCGAAAGAGTAGGAAAATTAATTTATCATGAACCGATTGGTGATACTTTAATCGAAAAGCAGCACGATATGCCTTTTTATAAAAAGCAAAAACGTATTGCCCTGCAAAACTGCGGGTTAATAGACCCCGAAGATATTGATGAATATGTGGCTATGCGCGGTTTTCAGGCTTTAGGCAAAGTTTTGTTCGAGCTTAAACCGGCTGAAGTGATTGATATTATGAAAAAATCGGGCTTACGCGGGCGCGGTGGGGCCGGTTTTCCAATCGGCCTAAAGTGGGAGTTTGCCGCTAAGTACCAAAGTTCCGAAAAATTTGTGCTGTGTAACGCCGACGAAGGCGACCCCGGCGCTTTTATGGACCGCGGTATCCTTGAGGGCGACCCTTGCAGCGTGCTGGAGGCAATGACTATTGCTGGTTATGTGATAGGGGCCAATAAAGGTTACATTTATATTAGGGCCGAATATCCGCTGGCTATCGAGCGCTTAAATATTGCCTTAAAACAACTGCGCACCTACGGTTTGTTAGGTGATAACATTTTGGGCAGCGGCTTTAACTTTGATGTAGAGCTAAAATTTGGCGCCGGCGCTTTTGTTTGCGGTGAAGAAACCGCTCTTATTCATAGTATAGAGGGCCAACGCGGCGAACCAACCACCAAGCCCCCTTTCCCGGCCGAAAAAGGCTTGTGGGACCAACCCACCATTATTAATAACGTAGAAACTTTGGTTAATGTGCCGCGTATTTTGCTTAACGGCCCCGAATGGTACGCCGCTGTGGGCACCGAAGAATCGAAGGGCACAAAGGTTTTTGCTTTAGCCGGTATGGTAAATAACGTTGGTTTAGTAGAAGTACCGATGGGCGTTACTTTACGTGAGATTGTTTATGAAATTGGCGGCGGCATTAAAAACCATAAAAAATTTAAAGCTGTGCAAACCGGCGGGCCATCGGGTGGTTTAATTACTAAAGAAAACCTCGATACCCCTATTACTTACAAAAACCTCTCGGATATTGGCAGTATGATGGGCAGCGGCGGTATGATTGTGCTAGATGAAACCAGCTGTATGGTAGATGTGGCTAAATTTTACCTAGAATTTACAGAGGAAGAAAGCTGCGGCAAATGTACCAGCTGCCGTGTGGGCACCAAAAGACTGCACGAAATGTTAATTGCCATTAGCGAAGGTAAAGCCCCTGCCGATACTCTTGAGAAATTAGAAGAGCTAAGCAACACCATTGTTAAAACCAGCTTGTGCGGACTGGGGCAAACGGCCCCTAACCCGGTGTTGTCCAGCTTGCGTTTTTTCCGTGAGGAATACCTTGAGCATATTAATGATAAAAAATGCCGAGCAGGAGTTTGTAAATCGTTGTTAAGTTATATTGTTAATGATAACTGTATTGGCTGTACCGTTTGCGCTAAAAAGTGCCCGGCGGAGTGTATTAGCCTAACCGATAGGCCGGTAACCGCCAAGTTAGCCAACGGTAAAGTGCCGGAGGGTAAGTTTATCCATATAGTTAATCAGGCCGAGTGTACCAAGTGCGGTATCTGTAAAACTGCCTGTAAATTTAACGCCATCGATTTGATTTAAGGAGATTAATAATGGTAAAGATAGAGATAAATGGTACCCCGCTGGAAGTAGAGGCCGGTACTACAATTATAGAGGCTAGTAAAAAGATAGAAGGGCTAGAGATACCGGCCCTGTGTTATATGAATTTAGGCTTATTTAAGCTAGACCACCACGTGGCCAGCTGCCGGATTTGTATGGTAGAGGTTACACAAGGGCAAGCTAAACCACGCTTGATGCCTTCGTGCGCCGTGCCGGTGGCGGAGGGTATGAAAATTGTAACCAACACTCCCGAAATTATTAACCACCGTCGTAATGTGCTGGAGCTATTACTAAGCGATCATCCTTTTGAATGTTTAACTTGCGGTAAAAATTTAGAGTGCGAGCTGCAAACTTTAGCTAAAAAATTTAACATACATGAAGTTAAGTACAAGGGCGAGCAATCAACTTACCCGCTGGATATAAGCAGTAAGGCTATTAAGCGCGACCTTAATAAATGTATTATGTGTCGCCGCTGCGAAACGATGTGTAATACGGTGCAAACCGTTGGCACCTTAACCGGTTACGGGCGCGGCTTTACCGCCGTTGTAGGCACCGCCGGCCTTGAGCCTTTAAAAGATACCAACTGTACCTTTTGCGGCCAATGTGTAAGCGTGTGTCCTACTGCCGCTCTTGCTGAAATTAACTATACTAAAGATGTATGGAGCGCTTTAGCTAATCCTAAAAAGACGGTGGTGGTGCAAACGGCGCCGGCTGTACGTACCTCTATCGGTGAAGAGTTTGGTTTTGCTGCCGGTTATGACGGCACCGGTAAATTGGTGGCCGGCCTTAAAAAGATGGGCTTTAATGCCGTTTTTAGCACCGATTTTGCCGCCGACCTTACCATCATGGAAGAATCTAAGGAGTTAATAGACAGGATACAAAGCGGCAAAAATTTGCCCATTTTAACCAGTTGCTGTCCCGGCTGGGTTAATTTTTTAGAGCAGCAATTTCCTAGCTTGCTAAATATTCCTTCCACTTGTAAAAGCCCTATGCAAATGTCGGGTGCTATCACCAAAAGTTATTACGCCCAGAAAATTGGTATAGACCCTAAAGATTTAGTGGTAGTAGCCATTATGCCGTGCTTGGCTAAAAAATATGAAGCCGGCCGTGAAGAGTTTACTAAAGATGGCGTGTCCGATGTTGATTATGTACTTAGCGTGCGCGAACTGGCCAAGATGTTTCGCGAAGCCGGGGTGAATTTTGCTGCCTTACCCGATGCCGAATTTGACAACCCGTTAGGTGAAGCTACCGGTGCCGGCACTATTTTTGCCACGACCGGAGGGGTTATTGAAGCTGCTCTGCGTACCGCCTACGAAACCGTTACCGGGCAAGAGCTTAAAGGCAGCGATATAGAGTTTCATGCCGTGCGCACAGCGATGGAAGGTGTTAAAGAGGCAGTGGTCGATTTTAACGGCCTTAAACTAAACATTGCCATCACCAACGGACTCGGCAATGCCCGTAAAGTGCTGGAAAAAATTGAGGCCGGCGAGGCTAACTACCACGCCATCGAAATTATGGCTTGTCCCGGCGGTTGTATCGGCGGCGGCGGTCAGCCGTATATTCATGGCGACACCGGTAAAATTGAGGCCCGCAGGCAAGGGCTTTACAAAATTGATGGCAATGATAAATTACGTAAATCGCACTTAAACCCGTCTATCCAAAAACTTTACAAAGAGTTTTTAGGTGAGCCGGGAGGCCACAAGGCGCATGAGCTGTTACATACGCATTATAGCGATAGGAGTAAGGGTTAAGTTGGCTAAATAGGGACACAGGCCGTCAAATAGGCTGGCTTGTGCCGTTAGATAGTGAAAAGAGGGCTTTAGCCCTCTTTTTATTTATTAAACTATTCATCTAAATTCTATTTTTATCAATATATTTTAATGTAACTTAGCAAAAGAGAATAGCGTGTTAGGCCGTAAAACACTCTTGCCAAAGCGGTAAAAAGGGTATATAATATAAACCTATGGTACAAAATGCATTACTTATTGCTTTTTATGTTGGTAAAAATATAGAGCATAGCAATAAATTATTTAGAAGCTTTAAGGTTAGTATCGAAAAAGCTATAACTAACAGTTATGTTATGCAGGCTAAAGATAATAGCTTTAATTTTGATGATATAGTGGTCATACTTTATCCTTTAAATTATAGCTTTAT
The Spirochaetaceae bacterium genome window above contains:
- a CDS encoding NADH-quinone oxidoreductase subunit NuoF, producing the protein MEKIKNYDELKAKYRQNLTRLTLREVIDEQVKKDIEQAAKSTAKHDILVCAGTGCTASRSLEIITSLQDELKKQGIEGVNVMPTGCFGFCEQGPIALVMPEDTFYVKVKPEDAAELVETHIKKGERVGKLIYHEPIGDTLIEKQHDMPFYKKQKRIALQNCGLIDPEDIDEYVAMRGFQALGKVLFELKPAEVIDIMKKSGLRGRGGAGFPIGLKWEFAAKYQSSEKFVLCNADEGDPGAFMDRGILEGDPCSVLEAMTIAGYVIGANKGYIYIRAEYPLAIERLNIALKQLRTYGLLGDNILGSGFNFDVELKFGAGAFVCGEETALIHSIEGQRGEPTTKPPFPAEKGLWDQPTIINNVETLVNVPRILLNGPEWYAAVGTEESKGTKVFALAGMVNNVGLVEVPMGVTLREIVYEIGGGIKNHKKFKAVQTGGPSGGLITKENLDTPITYKNLSDIGSMMGSGGMIVLDETSCMVDVAKFYLEFTEEESCGKCTSCRVGTKRLHEMLIAISEGKAPADTLEKLEELSNTIVKTSLCGLGQTAPNPVLSSLRFFREEYLEHINDKKCRAGVCKSLLSYIVNDNCIGCTVCAKKCPAECISLTDRPVTAKLANGKVPEGKFIHIVNQAECTKCGICKTACKFNAIDLI
- a CDS encoding NAD(P)H-dependent oxidoreductase subunit E; translation: MAQANCQNQLASKFYNELDEFIAGYKFDKHDNRRKGNIIQILHKAQHIFGYLPAEVQQHVADRVGVSLAHISGIVSFYNYFTVTPKGKYKIAVCMGTACFVRGSGEVLAQFEEQTGIKAGKVSDDGKFSIDAVRCIGACGLAPVLTINEKVYGSVKPEQVKDILANYY
- a CDS encoding NADH-dependent [FeFe] hydrogenase, group A6, whose protein sequence is MVKIEINGTPLEVEAGTTIIEASKKIEGLEIPALCYMNLGLFKLDHHVASCRICMVEVTQGQAKPRLMPSCAVPVAEGMKIVTNTPEIINHRRNVLELLLSDHPFECLTCGKNLECELQTLAKKFNIHEVKYKGEQSTYPLDISSKAIKRDLNKCIMCRRCETMCNTVQTVGTLTGYGRGFTAVVGTAGLEPLKDTNCTFCGQCVSVCPTAALAEINYTKDVWSALANPKKTVVVQTAPAVRTSIGEEFGFAAGYDGTGKLVAGLKKMGFNAVFSTDFAADLTIMEESKELIDRIQSGKNLPILTSCCPGWVNFLEQQFPSLLNIPSTCKSPMQMSGAITKSYYAQKIGIDPKDLVVVAIMPCLAKKYEAGREEFTKDGVSDVDYVLSVRELAKMFREAGVNFAALPDAEFDNPLGEATGAGTIFATTGGVIEAALRTAYETVTGQELKGSDIEFHAVRTAMEGVKEAVVDFNGLKLNIAITNGLGNARKVLEKIEAGEANYHAIEIMACPGGCIGGGGQPYIHGDTGKIEARRQGLYKIDGNDKLRKSHLNPSIQKLYKEFLGEPGGHKAHELLHTHYSDRSKG